A part of Fibrobacter sp. genomic DNA contains:
- a CDS encoding GGDEF domain-containing protein yields the protein MLKLLKKIKRGHILWTMVAVGAALVMVFMFDHFRAGGIDNNIQRMDEGWTVTQNGHVYEDQSIDVYKFPEGPLGYMDSITFSKRFVFKGRPPYMFRIKANHAAVRVQIEDWTVFMYGYDRLMQHRYIGSGVFSVPVPYTVNGKVLNVTFYGGFRQPVDRVSTFEMLSTEVAYTDYMARHAYSLYIGIFLVVLGFLGIIFGLVANAFSKTFYRFVLIGGMSLLVGVWSMCYSKVVQVCSLDFVTTSFMEYLCLYMIPIPFLLLLQDMHKGKLSPKKWMFLRIVTVISILFVVVTSVLHLMNIALMMHFLTVFHVFVCFLAVYTLGTGLVYNKKMGLSERIFALGIVIFFVVGMLDVTRFQLQHLFLFSSDFMSMTWTPWGALLFILCLIIAYVVYAFEAVAAKAEKDVLTELAYKDVLTGLFNRTKCEQIFDVLDQEDGNYAIVSIDMNGLKVVNDSHGHSNGDRQICRFAEVLRDAVAGVGTAVRMGGDEFVVIIRESHLAEMHIVKERMDVLAKQYSKDLPVELEASYGVALRNEFSEGKAKDVYRAADERMYTMKKESKSKLVRK from the coding sequence ATGCTGAAGCTTTTGAAGAAGATTAAACGCGGACATATTCTGTGGACCATGGTTGCTGTTGGTGCAGCCTTGGTGATGGTCTTTATGTTCGACCATTTCCGCGCGGGTGGTATTGATAACAACATCCAGCGAATGGACGAGGGCTGGACCGTGACCCAGAATGGTCATGTCTACGAAGACCAGTCCATCGATGTCTACAAGTTCCCCGAAGGCCCCCTGGGCTACATGGACTCCATCACCTTCTCCAAGAGATTTGTCTTTAAGGGCCGCCCGCCTTACATGTTCCGCATCAAGGCCAACCATGCTGCAGTCAGGGTCCAGATTGAAGACTGGACCGTGTTTATGTACGGTTATGACCGCCTGATGCAGCATCGCTATATTGGCTCTGGTGTTTTCTCTGTGCCGGTTCCCTATACGGTTAACGGAAAAGTTTTGAACGTGACTTTTTATGGCGGATTCCGTCAGCCAGTGGACCGAGTCTCCACATTTGAAATGCTTTCCACGGAAGTGGCCTATACCGACTACATGGCCCGCCACGCTTATTCCTTGTACATCGGCATCTTCCTTGTGGTGCTTGGTTTTCTTGGAATCATTTTTGGACTTGTGGCAAATGCTTTCAGCAAGACCTTCTACCGATTTGTCTTGATTGGCGGCATGTCCCTTTTGGTGGGTGTGTGGAGCATGTGCTATTCCAAGGTGGTCCAGGTTTGTTCTTTGGACTTTGTCACCACAAGCTTCATGGAGTACCTCTGCCTTTACATGATTCCCATTCCCTTCCTATTGCTTTTGCAGGATATGCACAAGGGAAAGCTCAGTCCCAAGAAATGGATGTTCTTAAGGATTGTGACGGTGATTTCCATTTTGTTTGTCGTGGTCACCTCGGTTTTGCATCTCATGAATATTGCGCTCATGATGCACTTCCTTACGGTGTTCCATGTGTTCGTTTGCTTCCTTGCTGTGTATACCTTGGGAACGGGGCTCGTCTATAACAAAAAAATGGGCCTTTCGGAAAGGATCTTTGCTCTGGGCATTGTGATATTCTTTGTGGTGGGGATGCTTGACGTAACCCGTTTCCAGCTGCAGCACTTGTTCCTGTTCAGCAGCGATTTCATGAGTATGACCTGGACTCCCTGGGGCGCCTTGCTGTTTATCCTCTGCCTTATCATTGCATACGTTGTTTATGCATTCGAAGCGGTGGCCGCCAAGGCAGAAAAGGATGTGCTTACGGAACTTGCCTACAAGGATGTTTTGACGGGTCTGTTCAACCGCACCAAGTGTGAACAGATTTTTGATGTTCTCGACCAGGAAGATGGAAATTATGCCATCGTTAGCATTGACATGAATGGTTTGAAGGTGGTGAACGATTCCCACGGCCATTCCAATGGTGACCGCCAGATTTGCCGCTTTGCCGAAGTGCTTAGGGATGCCGTTGCTGGCGTTGGCACCGCGGTTCGTATGGGTGGTGACGAGTTTGTGGTGATTATCCGTGAATCCCACCTGGCTGAAATGCATATCGTGAAGGAACGTATGGACGTTCTGGCAAAGCAGTATTCCAAGGATCTGCCTGTGGAACTGGAAGCTTCCTACGGTGTTGCCCTCCGTAATGAATTTAGCGAAGGCAAGGCTAAGGATGTTTACCGTGCCGCCGACGAACGCATGTACACCATGAAAAAGGAATCCAAGTCTAAACTTGTTCGAAAGTAA